One Deltaproteobacteria bacterium genomic region harbors:
- a CDS encoding matrixin family metalloprotease, producing MSEDTRTVQTLAADDVAAAACTVWGLECSSTLDQRGAVVVTLVSAPATFQVADASSVASKVAVAGQATRRLCGPRLWAVARPNVLAHELGHVLGLSHHPDPRNVMHRVAGTEVEPAQVRRVHFLARLLALCPGHDPITH from the coding sequence GTGAGCGAGGACACGCGCACGGTCCAGACCTTGGCCGCGGACGACGTCGCGGCTGCGGCCTGCACCGTGTGGGGGCTCGAGTGCAGCTCCACGCTCGACCAGCGGGGCGCCGTGGTCGTGACCCTGGTGTCGGCCCCAGCCACGTTCCAGGTCGCGGACGCGTCCTCGGTCGCGTCCAAGGTCGCGGTCGCGGGCCAGGCCACGCGTCGATTGTGCGGACCCCGATTGTGGGCAGTTGCGCGACCGAATGTGCTCGCCCACGAGCTCGGGCACGTGCTCGGCCTGTCGCACCATCCTGATCCCCGCAACGTGATGCATCGCGTCGCCGGCACCGAAGTGGAGCCCGCGCAGGTGCGTCGCGTGCATTTCCTCGCGCGACTGCTCGCGCTCTGTCCGGGCCACGACCCGATCACGCACTGA